Part of the Aquicella lusitana genome is shown below.
CATACAAATTTCAGGGCCCAACTGGTCAGCAAGTTCAAGTAGCTTCTGGGCGGAGGTGACATCAGCCGATATGGTGAGGTTAGTTTGCTTCTCATCCATTAATTGCAATAGCCGTTTCGCGAGAGGTGAAAGGCAATAATTTGCGCGCTCGGTATAAGATAAATGTCTCATTTAGATAGCTCTCGTTCGCAAAAAATCTTCCAGGATCTGGCGTTCTGTCTTATTTAGCAGGGTGGAGCCCAAAAGCGACTGTAAAATATCAGACAAAGACAAGATGGCGTGGAATTGAAACTTTTGTGATAACGTTTCGCCGCCGCCTTGCTGGCGGTCGATAAGTGCCACCACATCTTTGACTTCAAGGCCTGCTTGTTCCAGATCATTCGCTGTTTCAATAATGCTGCCTCCTGTGGTCACCACATCTTCTATGATCAGGCAACGCTGTCCTGCCTGGAATTCGCCTTCAATCAGCTGTTTCGTCCCATAATCCTTTTTTTCTTTTCGACGCATGATCATGGAAATGTTGTGTTCAAGTGAAATACAAGTGGCGATGGGCAGTGCCGTGTAAGGTACGCCGCAGACGAGATCGAAATGGCAGCCGCGAGTTTTTTTCCACATGGCGTTTGCAATCACCCGCAAAATATCCGGGTAGGAAATGATTTTACGCAGGTTAATGTAAATAGA
Proteins encoded:
- a CDS encoding orotate phosphoribosyltransferase yields the protein MEQESLIYSLYQIGAIQFGEFKLKSGQTSSIYINLRKIISYPDILRVIANAMWKKTRGCHFDLVCGVPYTALPIATCISLEHNISMIMRRKEKKDYGTKQLIEGEFQAGQRCLIIEDVVTTGGSIIETANDLEQAGLEVKDVVALIDRQQGGGETLSQKFQFHAILSLSDILQSLLGSTLLNKTERQILEDFLRTRAI